A genomic segment from Cyprinus carpio isolate SPL01 chromosome A22, ASM1834038v1, whole genome shotgun sequence encodes:
- the smarcd1 gene encoding SWI/SNF-related matrix-associated actin-dependent regulator of chromatin subfamily D member 1: MAARNVSGFQPATPGGGGAPMGPGPPVAGAGPGMGPGTPSGRMVPGGPQNHMYRPPMPGYPRPGMPPASRMTPQGPSMGPPGFGASPVSRPGMPVMDPSRKRPPPNQIQQVQQQNRNQHAKKKKMADKILPQRIRELVPESQAYMDLLAFERKLDQTIMRKRLDIQEALKRPIKQKRKLRIFISNTFNPAKPDAEDGEGTVASWELRVEGRLLEDTAVSKYEATKQKRKFSSFFKSLVIELDKDLYGPDNHLVEWHRTATTQETDGFQVKRPGDVGVRCTVLLMLDYQPPQFKLDPRLARLLGIHTQTRPVIIQALWQYVKTHKLQDPHEREFINCDKYLQQIFETQRMKFSEIPQRLHALLMPPEPIIINHVISVDPNDQKKTACYDIDVEVDDTLKTQMNSFLLSTASQQEIAGLDNKIHETIETINHLKTQREFMLSFARDPQGFINDWLQSQCRDLKTMTDVVGNPEEERRAEFYHQPWAQEAVCRYFYSKVQQRRQELEQALGIRNT; the protein is encoded by the exons ATGGCGGCGCGTAACGTTAGTGGTTTTCAGCCTGCGACACCCGGAGGCGGCGGAGCCCCGATGGGGCCCGGGCCTCCGGTAGCCGGTGCTGGGCCCGGTATGGGTCCCGGTACGCCCTCGGGACGGATGGTACCCGGCGGCCCGCAGAACCATATGTATCGACCACCGATGCCCGGATACCCG AGACCGGGAATGCCTCCAGCCAGTCGAATGACCCCTCAGGGACCCTCCATGGGACCCCCAGGTTTCGGGGCCAGTCCAGTGTCCCGCCCCGGTATGCCAGTCATGGACCCGTCCCGTAAGCGACCGCCACCAAATCAGATCCAACAGGTCCAGCAACAGAATCGCAACCAACA tgccaaGAAGAAGAAAATGGCAGATAAAATCCTACCTCAGAGA ATCCGAGAGCTTGTTCCCGAGTCTCAGGCATATATGGACCTGCTGGCGTTCGAGAGGAAGCTGGATCAGACCATAATGCGCAAAAGACTTGATATTCAGGAAGCTCTCAAGAGACCCATCAAG CAAAAAAGAAAACTCCGGATATTTATCTCCAACACCTTCAACCCTGCCAAACCAGATGCAGAGGACGGCGAAGGAACAGTTGCATCTTGGGAGCTGCGTGTGGAGGGACGACTTCTTGAAGAC ACTGCTGTGTCCAAGTATGAAGCCACCAAGCAGAAGAGgaagttttcttcttttttcaagtCTTTAGTGATCGAGTTGGACAAAGACTTATATGGACCTGACAATCATTTGGTGGAG TGGCACCGAACCGCTACAACTCAGGAGACAGATGGATTTCAAGTGAAGAGGCCGGGAGATGTTGGTGTCCGTTGTACTGTACTGCTTATGCTGGACTACCAG CCTCCTCAGTTTAAGTTAGACCCCAGACTTGCCCGGTTGCTGGGGATCCACACTCAGACCCGGCCCGTGATCATTCAGGCTCTGTGGCAGTACGTGAAGACCCACAAACTCCAGGACCCTCATGAACGAGAGTTCATCAACTGTGATAAATACCTCCAGCAG ATCTTCGAAACCCAGAGGATGAAGTTTTCTGAGATTCCTCAACGGCTGCATGCACTACTGATGCCTCCTGAGCCAATCATCATCAACCATGTCATAAG CGTGGATCCCAATGACCAGAAGAAGACAGCATGCTACGATATAGACGTGGAGGTGGACGACACCCTGAAGACCCAGATGAACTCTTTCCTGCTGTCCACCGCCAGTCAGCAAGAGATTGCAGGCCTTGACAACAAG ATCCATGAGACCATCGAAACCATTAACCATCTGAAGACTCAAAGGGAGTTCATGTTGAGCTTCGCGAGAGACCCGCAGGGCTTCATTAATGACTGGCTCCAGTCCCAGTGCAGAGACTTGAAG ACTATGACAGATGTGGTTGGAAACCCCGAGGAGGAAAGGAGAGCAGAGTTCTACCACCAACCCTGGGCTCAGGAGGCTGTGTGCAGATATTTCTATTCAAAG GTTCAGCAAAGGAGACAGGAGCTGGAACAGGCTCTTGGCATTCGAAACACATAA
- the LOC109046843 gene encoding glycerol-3-phosphate dehydrogenase [NAD(+)], cytoplasmic, whose amino-acid sequence MAAKKVCIIGSGNWGSAIAKIVGANAAKYNTFESTVNMWVFEEMVNGRKLTEIINTEHENVKYLPGHKLPPNVVAVPDLLDAVKGADILIFVIPHQFVSRICDTIKGHIKTDAVGMSLIKGVDEGPDGLKLISDVIREKLGITMTVLMGANLANEVADEKFCETTIGCKSKAHGPLLKELMQTQNFRVTVVEEADVVEICGALKNIVAVGAGFCDGLEFGDNTKAAVIRLGLMEMIAFARLFCTASPVSPATFLESCGVADLITTCYGGRNRKIGEAFARTGKSIEELEKELLNGQKLQGPATAAEVHQILKHKNLVEKFPLFNAVYQICFQGHPVKEFITCLQNHPEHM is encoded by the exons ATGGCGGCCAAGAAAGTCTGCATTATCGGCTCTGGCAACTG GGGTTCTGCCATTGCCAAGATAGTAGGCGCCAATGCAGCAAAATACAACACGTTTGAAAGCACAGTGAACATGTGGGTGTTTGAGGAGATGGTCAACGGACGCAAACTCACCGAAATCATCAACACCGAACACGAAAATGTAAAATACTTGCCTGGACACAAGCTGCCGCCCAATGTG GTGGCGGTTCCAGATCTGTTGGACGCAGTAAAGGGTGCAGATATTCTCATTTTCGTCATCCCTCACCAATTTGTGTCCCGAATCTGTGACACCATCAAGGGTCACATCAAGACGGACGCTGTGGGAATGTCCCTCATTAAG GGTGTGGATGAGGGTCCTGACGGACTGAAACTGATCTCTGATGTCATTAGGGAAAAACTTGGCATCACCATGACCGTGCTGATGGGAGCCAATCTGGCCAATGAGGTTGCTGATGAGAAATTCTGTGAAACTACGATTG GGTGTAAAAGCAAAGCTCACGGACCCCTGCTGAAGGAACTGATGCAAACACAAAACTTCCGTGTGACGGTGGTGGAGGAGGCTGACGTTGTTGAGATCTGTGGGGCGTTAAAG AACATCGTCGCAGTGGGCGCTGGTTTCTGTGACGGTCTGGAGTTCGGTGACAACACCAAGGCCGCCGTGATCCGTTTGGGTTTGATGGAGATGATCGCCTTTGCTCGATTATTCTGCACGGCCAGTCCGGTCTCTCCCGCCACGTTTCTGGAGAGCTGCGGCGTCGCCGACCTCATCACCACCTGCTACGGAGGACGCAACCGCAAAATCGGAGAAGCGTTCGCTAGAACAGGGAAA TCTATCGAAGAGCTTGAGAAGGAACTGCTGAACGGCCAGAAACTTCAAGGTCCAGCAACCGCAGCGGAAGTTCATCAGATCCTCAAACACAAAAACCTGGTGGAAAA gtTCCCCCTGTTTAATGCAGTTTATCAGATCTGTTTCCAGGGTCACCCAGTCAAAGAGTTCATCACC